The following coding sequences are from one Candidatus Borkfalkia ceftriaxoniphila window:
- a CDS encoding HPr family phosphocarrier protein, whose translation MEKVVFQYKKGSYSAYDAQRIVFEACKFESDISIGTERKRGNAKSIVGLISMQFVKGEEYYVTAEGRDAAKAASAIAKFISTLAD comes from the coding sequence ATGGAAAAAGTAGTGTTTCAATATAAAAAAGGATCGTACAGCGCGTACGATGCGCAGCGGATCGTCTTTGAGGCGTGCAAATTCGAGAGCGATATTTCGATCGGGACAGAACGCAAGCGCGGCAACGCAAAAAGTATCGTGGGGTTGATTTCCATGCAGTTCGTCAAGGGCGAAGAATACTACGTGACCGCCGAAGGGCGCGACGCGGCAAAGGCGGCGAGCGCGATCGCAAAATTTATTTCGACGCTCGCAGATTAA
- a CDS encoding PHP domain-containing protein translates to MLLTGDYHTHTVYSHGKGTVLENAMQAKALGLKEIAITDHGFEQLAFGIKHKKMPSLIRDVKEATEKTGVQVYVGIEANLCGENGRTDLKSEDYKDFDVFLMGIHRFVKFNNFKSWYNLFWSNYIHTALPVKPPKKLVDYNTRAYINAIEKYPIDAVTHLNFLCFCNVEEVAKAARDYGTYIELNSKKKHLSDEELERVRDTGVRFLVNSDAHSVDRIGDTALVDEQLERVKIPRDRIDNIDGRLPNFRFREYKERNL, encoded by the coding sequence ATGTTGCTGACAGGCGATTATCACACACACACAGTTTACAGCCACGGAAAAGGAACCGTGCTGGAAAACGCGATGCAGGCAAAGGCGCTCGGCTTAAAGGAAATAGCCATCACCGATCATGGTTTCGAACAGTTGGCGTTCGGTATCAAGCATAAAAAAATGCCCTCGCTCATTCGCGACGTCAAAGAGGCGACCGAAAAGACGGGCGTGCAGGTTTACGTGGGTATCGAAGCGAACCTCTGCGGCGAAAACGGCCGCACCGACCTCAAAAGCGAAGATTACAAAGATTTCGACGTGTTTCTGATGGGCATTCACCGCTTTGTGAAATTCAATAACTTCAAGAGTTGGTACAATCTCTTCTGGTCCAATTATATTCACACGGCGCTCCCCGTCAAGCCTCCCAAAAAACTGGTAGACTACAATACGCGCGCCTATATCAACGCCATCGAAAAATATCCGATAGACGCCGTCACGCACCTCAACTTTCTGTGCTTTTGCAACGTGGAAGAGGTGGCGAAAGCGGCGCGCGATTACGGCACGTATATCGAACTCAATTCCAAAAAAAAGCATCTGAGCGACGAGGAGTTGGAACGCGTGCGCGACACGGGCGTGCGCTTTCTCGTCAATTCCGACGCGCACTCGGTGGACCGCATCGGCGACACCGCGCTCGTGGACGAACAACTCGAACGCGTGAAGATCCCGCGCGATCGCATCGACAATATCGACGGCAGACTGCCGAATTTCCGTTTCCGAGAATATAAAGAGAGAAATTTATAG
- the whiA gene encoding DNA-binding protein WhiA: MSTSVNFTYEIKKEIIRNGFENTCCKTAALSAFLRATGSIITRGPHVGFEIVTESENVAEYFVGLIESMYGAELKIAEVGTDNRNGRDRLVLDCVGERSFFILSELGLAEFDGEGVNLKMEIDPYLVENACCRRAYIRGAFLGSGSCTLPKEDESGSGYHLEIVFFGEALADNFCDLLAQFDVLAKCVQRKNSYVVYLKSKDSISDFLQLCGAENCLEKLDGLAERREMRNNINRVANCMQKNYDKSVLASVKQIRAIEVIDSVIGISGLDEALETVARARLSDREASLKELGERLGISKSCLNHRLRKLVKISEELTEE; encoded by the coding sequence GTGAGTACTTCCGTAAATTTTACCTATGAGATCAAAAAAGAAATCATTCGGAACGGGTTTGAAAATACCTGTTGCAAAACGGCGGCTCTGTCCGCCTTTTTGCGTGCAACGGGCAGCATCATCACCCGCGGCCCGCACGTCGGTTTCGAGATCGTGACGGAGAGCGAAAACGTCGCGGAATACTTTGTGGGGCTCATAGAAAGCATGTACGGCGCGGAACTCAAGATCGCGGAAGTCGGCACGGACAACCGCAACGGCCGCGACAGGTTGGTTTTAGACTGCGTGGGGGAGCGTTCTTTCTTTATCCTCTCCGAACTCGGCCTCGCCGAATTCGACGGCGAGGGCGTCAATCTGAAAATGGAGATCGATCCCTATCTCGTGGAAAACGCCTGCTGCCGCCGCGCCTATATCCGCGGCGCGTTTCTGGGCAGCGGCAGTTGTACGCTTCCCAAAGAGGACGAGTCGGGCTCGGGCTATCATTTGGAGATCGTTTTTTTCGGCGAGGCGCTGGCGGATAACTTTTGCGACCTTTTGGCGCAATTCGACGTGCTTGCCAAGTGCGTGCAGAGAAAAAATTCATACGTCGTCTACCTAAAAAGCAAGGACAGCATTTCCGACTTTTTACAACTGTGCGGGGCGGAGAACTGTCTTGAAAAACTGGACGGACTCGCCGAACGGCGGGAAATGCGCAACAATATCAACCGCGTCGCAAATTGTATGCAGAAAAACTACGATAAGAGCGTATTGGCGTCCGTAAAGCAGATCCGCGCGATCGAAGTCATCGATTCGGTCATCGGGATATCGGGGCTGGACGAAGCGTTGGAAACGGTGGCGCGGGCGCGGCTGTCGGACAGGGAGGCGTCGCTCAAAGAACTGGGGGAACGGCTGGGGATCAGCAAAAGTTGTTTGAACCACAGGCTCAGAAAACTGGTTAAAATTTCCGAAGAATTGACGGAGGAGTGA
- a CDS encoding DNA polymerase III subunit alpha → MTDFVHLHLHTEYSLLDGACKVDDLVDHCVKNNIKSIAVTDHGNMYATLYFAELCKKSNIQAIIGCELYMTQDLHDKSANSDFEHLILLAKNKVGYRNLVKLDSIAFVDGFYYKPRADYKTLKEHSEGLICLSACLAGRLPKLLLRGDYEKARAFALEMKEIFGEDFYIEIQDHGIEEQRRVLPMLVQIARELDIPLVATNDVHYINQEDWEMQDVLMCIQTKKTIDDPKRMRFDSKEFYLKTPEEMAALFSNFPEAIENTVKIAAKCTEPCFDLKDNGDPVKDMSLIPGYQPDDGSDPKEYLTRLTWDGLKRRYGEITDAVKKRADYELNIVIGMGFAEYYLIVMDFIRWAKDRGIPVGPGRGSGAASIVAYAIGITDIDPLKYDLFFERFLNPDRVTMPDFDIDFCNERRPEVIEYVRDKYHPENVAQIVTFGTLASKAAIKDVGRVLRVPYSETDKVTKLMDGKSTISELLGWNIPKLQTQLKNSDLSEDKRVEISKKLEEQEKKRNADFIELYETDEALHRVIDMALKLEGMPRNTSMHAAGVVICRKPIADNVPLSRNGEDITTQFDMKEVESIGMLKMDFLALTTLTDIKKACDYILEDTGRAIDFDEIGYDNQEAYELISEGDTDAVFQLEQGGMKKFMKELKPGCLEDIIAGVALYRPGPMAYIPTYIENKLNPQKVKYDTPLLEHILKVTYGVIVYQEQVMQIFQDLAGFSLGQADLVRRAMGKKNKAELMAQKDKFIFGNKDQGGNIEGAVNRGVPQEVAAKIFGDMESFASYAFNKAHATCYGVLSYRTAYLKRFYPKEFLAAILNNRIEKIEEITKYIIYLKEKNIPVLQPDVNKSKTYFSVQGNGVRFGLSALKGVGVAATQEIINERDANGEFKNFPDFVFRCAPFVNKRMVEGLISAGAFDCFDVKRSQLLSVYESVLDRANKIAKQKQSMQMSLFGDIIEEDNSDIDYPDIPELDTNERLSKEKAVLGVYISGHPFEGYAHAFADCTFSCAKLQVYEEDEDGHRTYTELTDGTQVTMGGIIGNYKKINTRSGSSMAFISVEDLFGSIECVAFPNVFDRIKTVLAPDKIVYITGKMQLDSEKPPVIILDKMQEYNPETGTTVAPAEAVVQREPTLWLNASLLSEEEFADFAELFSHYTPGKMTVKIKRGSKLYKLTEINYCRGLVDELLLYLQKNDIKLVK, encoded by the coding sequence ATGACAGATTTCGTTCATTTACATTTACATACCGAATACAGCCTGCTGGACGGGGCCTGCAAGGTCGACGACCTCGTCGATCATTGCGTGAAAAATAATATCAAGTCCATCGCCGTCACGGACCACGGCAATATGTACGCGACCTTATACTTTGCGGAGTTGTGCAAGAAGAGCAATATTCAGGCGATCATCGGCTGTGAACTGTACATGACGCAGGATCTGCACGATAAGAGCGCGAATTCCGATTTCGAACATCTCATCCTGCTTGCCAAAAACAAAGTCGGCTACCGCAACCTCGTCAAACTCGATTCCATCGCCTTTGTCGACGGCTTTTATTATAAGCCGCGCGCAGACTACAAAACGCTCAAAGAGCACAGCGAAGGGCTTATCTGCCTTTCCGCGTGTCTTGCGGGGCGTCTGCCGAAACTGCTCCTTCGCGGCGATTACGAAAAGGCGAGAGCCTTCGCGCTGGAAATGAAAGAGATCTTCGGGGAAGATTTCTATATCGAGATCCAGGACCACGGCATCGAAGAGCAGCGGCGCGTCCTTCCCATGCTCGTTCAGATCGCACGAGAACTGGATATTCCGCTGGTCGCAACCAACGACGTGCATTATATCAATCAGGAAGATTGGGAAATGCAGGACGTTCTGATGTGTATCCAGACCAAAAAGACCATAGACGATCCCAAACGCATGCGTTTCGACAGCAAGGAGTTTTATCTGAAAACGCCCGAAGAAATGGCGGCACTGTTTTCGAATTTTCCCGAGGCCATCGAAAATACCGTCAAGATCGCCGCGAAATGCACGGAGCCGTGTTTTGATTTAAAGGACAACGGCGATCCCGTCAAGGATATGTCGCTTATCCCCGGGTATCAGCCGGACGACGGTTCCGACCCGAAGGAGTATCTGACGCGGCTGACCTGGGACGGCTTGAAACGGCGTTACGGCGAGATCACAGATGCAGTCAAAAAGAGGGCGGATTACGAACTGAATATCGTCATCGGCATGGGCTTTGCCGAATATTACCTGATCGTCATGGACTTTATCCGCTGGGCGAAAGACCGCGGTATCCCCGTAGGTCCGGGGCGAGGCAGCGGCGCGGCGAGTATCGTGGCGTACGCGATCGGGATCACCGACATCGATCCTTTGAAATACGACTTGTTCTTCGAGCGCTTTTTGAACCCGGACCGCGTCACCATGCCCGATTTCGATATCGACTTCTGTAACGAAAGAAGACCCGAGGTCATCGAGTACGTGCGCGATAAGTATCATCCCGAAAACGTGGCGCAGATCGTTACGTTCGGAACGCTCGCATCCAAGGCTGCGATCAAGGACGTGGGGCGCGTGCTGCGCGTGCCGTATTCGGAAACGGACAAAGTCACCAAACTGATGGACGGAAAATCCACCATCAGCGAACTTCTGGGCTGGAATATTCCCAAACTGCAAACCCAACTGAAAAACAGCGATCTTTCCGAAGATAAGCGCGTCGAGATTTCCAAAAAACTGGAAGAACAGGAAAAAAAGCGCAACGCGGATTTCATTGAATTGTATGAAACGGACGAAGCGCTGCACCGCGTCATCGATATGGCGCTGAAACTCGAAGGCATGCCGCGGAATACCTCCATGCACGCTGCGGGCGTAGTCATCTGCCGCAAGCCGATCGCGGACAACGTTCCGCTTTCGCGCAACGGCGAGGATATCACTACCCAATTCGACATGAAAGAAGTCGAATCCATCGGTATGCTGAAAATGGACTTTCTGGCGCTCACGACGCTGACCGATATCAAAAAGGCGTGCGATTACATTCTGGAAGACACGGGCCGCGCCATCGATTTCGACGAGATCGGCTACGACAATCAGGAAGCGTACGAACTCATTTCCGAAGGCGATACGGACGCCGTGTTCCAACTCGAGCAAGGCGGCATGAAGAAATTCATGAAAGAGTTGAAACCCGGCTGTCTGGAAGATATCATCGCAGGCGTGGCGCTCTACCGTCCGGGCCCGATGGCGTACATTCCCACCTATATCGAGAATAAACTCAACCCGCAGAAAGTCAAATACGATACGCCGCTTTTGGAGCATATTTTAAAAGTTACCTACGGCGTGATCGTCTACCAGGAACAGGTCATGCAGATTTTCCAGGACCTGGCGGGTTTTTCGCTGGGACAAGCGGACCTGGTGCGCCGCGCGATGGGTAAAAAGAACAAAGCCGAACTGATGGCGCAAAAGGATAAGTTTATCTTCGGCAATAAGGACCAAGGCGGCAACATCGAGGGCGCGGTCAACCGCGGCGTGCCGCAAGAGGTCGCCGCGAAGATATTCGGCGATATGGAGAGTTTCGCGAGTTACGCTTTCAACAAGGCGCACGCCACCTGTTACGGAGTGCTTTCCTACCGTACCGCCTATTTAAAGCGTTTTTATCCCAAAGAATTTCTGGCGGCGATCCTAAATAACCGCATTGAAAAGATCGAAGAGATCACCAAATACATTATCTATCTCAAAGAGAAGAATATCCCCGTTTTACAGCCCGACGTCAACAAGAGCAAGACGTATTTCTCGGTGCAGGGCAACGGCGTCCGTTTCGGGCTGAGCGCCTTGAAAGGCGTCGGCGTCGCCGCGACGCAGGAGATCATCAACGAGCGCGATGCGAACGGCGAGTTTAAAAATTTCCCCGATTTCGTGTTCCGCTGTGCGCCGTTTGTAAACAAACGCATGGTGGAAGGGTTGATTTCGGCGGGCGCGTTCGACTGTTTCGACGTGAAGCGTTCGCAACTTCTGTCTGTTTACGAGAGCGTGCTCGACCGCGCGAATAAGATCGCCAAGCAGAAACAGAGTATGCAGATGAGCCTGTTCGGCGACATTATCGAAGAGGACAATTCGGATATCGATTACCCCGATATCCCCGAACTGGACACCAACGAAAGGCTTTCCAAAGAGAAGGCCGTGCTCGGCGTCTATATCAGCGGACATCCCTTTGAGGGCTACGCGCACGCCTTTGCGGACTGTACCTTTTCCTGTGCGAAATTGCAGGTGTACGAGGAGGATGAGGACGGCCATCGTACTTATACGGAACTCACCGACGGTACGCAGGTGACTATGGGCGGGATCATCGGCAATTATAAGAAGATCAACACCCGTTCGGGCTCGTCCATGGCGTTTATATCCGTGGAAGATCTGTTCGGCAGTATCGAATGCGTGGCGTTTCCCAATGTATTTGACCGTATCAAAACCGTTCTTGCGCCCGATAAGATCGTCTATATTACGGGAAAAATGCAGTTGGACAGCGAAAAGCCGCCCGTCATCATACTCGATAAAATGCAGGAATACAACCCGGAAACGGGTACGACCGTGGCGCCCGCCGAGGCTGTCGTACAGCGCGAACCGACGCTGTGGCTGAACGCGTCGCTTTTATCGGAAGAGGAATTCGCCGATTTCGC